One window of Aspergillus oryzae RIB40 DNA, chromosome 3 genomic DNA carries:
- a CDS encoding Rad4 family protein (nucleotide excision repair complex XPC-HR23B, subunit XPC/DPB11), whose product MPPFVPRKRLSSADPPSAKRHNATAAPSVDIAALDDESDSPLSDVPSEAALQDQDLEDEASDESESDDDEVDWEDAMDSKATTATATTPSMTPAHVQDLELTLDKNEVHLSDIIDGKKAPSKIERQIRVLTHCLHVQFLLHHNAIRNAWANDSQVHDILRRKLPEALYKEVKKWKVSSGLELPEKPPEETTKKKKWKQRRKSERDWGEGSSRMEPGQPDMSRGDPIITLLKVLAAYWKKQFKITAPGLRKRGYRPMSHLEADISAFNKEEHDPERFGEKVCGIEEFRQAAERMEGSRDLGAQLFTALLRALSIEARLVASLQPLGFGWTKAETYTPKVKVEAEAQTEIGDTEDADSDDSDVVQKPVGSITNPKGYDKDLPVPIYWTEVASPVTHQIIPVDPLVLPNAVATTPELQAAFEPRGAKAEKAKQVICYVIAYSSDKTAKDVTTRYLRRRTWPGKTKGYRMPVEKIPVPGRRGKFHEYNWFRVILRIYERSTKSRTAVDDLEDANDLVPNQPEKKSAKEGDTLQSLKASTEFVLERFLRREEALKPGSQHVRTFVSGKGIKAKEEKIYRRADVLKCLSAESWHKEGRQIKKGEAPLKRVPIRAVTLLRKREVDELERETGEKPKQGLYAKYQTEYIIPPPIRNGVIPKNDYGNIDCFVPSMVPRGATHIPWPGTVRICKKLGIDYAEAVTGFEFGSKMAVPVIEGVVIASENEDLVKDAWRADAAEKREKERRKAEARILQTWRKFLFGLRIAERVREEYGESSRDHERDAYNPFTSRKSGQQAPAPEPHVREPSEEGDPVDYGGGFLLPGEDDGDDGDLIVERHQPSQPERENEVAAAAESDDAAVMEMEISDTSSVQELSSSPEIADSEDELPDSEPESEESCSEGELDRPIESSASDVTLPEGVLLVVASC is encoded by the exons ATGCCCCCCTTCGTCCCCCGCAAGCGACTCTCCTCCGCGGATCCGCCCAGTGCCAAACGCCACAATGCGACAGCTGCTCCCAGTGTCGACATCGCCGCCCTCGATGACGAATCAGACTCCCCATTAAGCGACGTTCCCAGTGAAGCTGCTCTTCAGGACCAGGATCTCGAAGATGAGGCCAGTGACGAATCAGAATCGGACGATGACGAAGTGGATTGGGAAGATGCAATGGACTCGAAGGCTACCACCGCCACAGCGACCACTCCTTCGATGACACCCGCCCACGTCCAGGATCTGGAGCTGACTCTCGACAAAAACGAGGTGCATCTGTCCGATATAATCGATGGGAAGAAAGCTCCATCCAAAATCGAACGCCAAATCCGGGTTCTTACCCACTGTCTGCATGTTCAGTTCTTGCTCCACCACAACGCTATCCGAAATGCCTGGGCGAACGATTCCCAAGTCCACGATATTCTACGTCGCAAGCTACCTGAAGCCCTTTATAAAGAGGTTAAAAAGTGGAAAGTGTCTTCTGGTCTGGAGCTCCCTGAAAAGCCCCCGGAAGAAActaccaagaagaagaaatggaagcAGCGTCGCAAATCGGAGAGAGACTGGGGCGAGGGCTCATCGCGGATGGAGCCTGGTCAGCCGGATATGAGCCGTGGAGATCCTATTATCACGCTACTCAAGGTCTTGGCCGCCTATTGGAAGAAACAATTCAAGATCACCGCTCCAGGGCTACGAAAGCGTGGCTATCGGCCTATGTCCCACCTTGAGGCTGATATATCCGCATTTAACAAGGAAGAACACGACCCTGAGAGATTTGGAGAGAAGGTCTGCGGCATCGAGGAGTTTCGACAGGCTGCAGAGCGTATGGAAGGGTCTCGTGACCTGGGTGCTCAGCTGTTTACTGCACTACTTCGCGCGCTTTCGATTGAAGCTCGACTCGTCGCCAGTCTTCAGCCTTTAGGGTTCGGTTGGACCAAGGCGGAGACATACACGCCGAAAGTCAAGGTTGAGGCAGAAGCCCAAACTGAGATTGGGGATACCGAGGATGCCGATTCCGATGACAGCGATGTAGTCCAGAAACCCGTGGGCAGTATAACCAATCCCAAGGGGTATGATAAGGATCTTCCAGTTCCAATCTACTGGACAGAAGTTGCGTCTCCGGTTACCCACCAGATCATTCCCGTCGACCCGCTGGTGCTACCGAATGCTGTAGCGACAACGCCAGAGCTCCAGGCCGCATTCGAACCTCGAGGGGCTAAAGCTGAAAAAGCCAAGCAAGTGATTTGTTATGTGATAGCATACTCATCCGACAAGACCGCAAAGGATGTCACCACGCGGTATCTCCGACGGCGCACATGGCCTGGCAAGACGAAGGGCTATCGAATGCCAGTAGAAAAGATCCCCGTGCCTGGTCGGAGAGGAAAGTTTCACGAGTACAACTGGTTCCGTGTTATCCTGCGGATCTACGAGCGTTCAACAAAAAGCCGGACAGCGGTTGACGACCTTGAGGATGCGAACGACCTGGTACCGAATCAACCCGAGAAAAAGTCAGCTAAGGAAGGCGACACACTTCAAAGCCTCAAGGCCTCAACCGAGTTCGTCCTAGAACGCTTTCTCCGTCGCGAAGAAGCCCTAAAACCAGGATCCCAGCACGTCCGCACTTTCGTGAGCGGAAAAGGCATCAAagccaaggaagagaagatctaCCGACGAGCAGATGTCCTAAAATGCCTCTCCGCCGAGAGCTGGCACAAAGAAGGCCGACAAATCAAGAAGGGCGAAGCGCCATTAAAGCGAGTACCCATCCGCGCCGTAACGCTCCTCCGCAAACGCGAAGTCGACGAACTCGAGCGCGAAACCGGCGAAAAGCCAAAGCAAGGCCTCTACGCCAAATACCAAACAGAATACATCATCCCGCCACCCATCCGCAACGGCGTCATCCCCAAAAACGACTACGGTAATATCGACTGCTTCGTCCCCAGCATGGTGCCACGAGGTGCCACACACATCCCCTGGCCCGGTACCGTGCGCATCTGCAAGAAACTCGGTATCGACTACGCCGAAGCCGTTACAGGCTTCGAATTCGGTTCCAAGATGGCCGTCCCCGTCATCGAAGGCGTCGTCATAGCATCAGAAAACGAAGACCTAGTCAAGGACGCCTGGCGCGCTGACGCCGCAGAAAAGCGCGAGAAGGAGCGCCGCAAAGCCGAAGCGCGCATCCTTCAAACTTGGCGGAAATTTCTCTTCGGTCTGCGTATCGCCGAGCGTGTCCGCGAAGAGTACGGTGAATCCTCCCGCGACCACGAAAGAGACGCATATAACCCATTCACAAGCCGTAAGTCAGGTCAACAGGCCCCTGCACCGGAACCTCACGTCCGCGAACCATCAGAGGAGGGAGATCCAGTTGATTACGGCGGAgggttccttcttcctggtgaagatgacggcgatgatggagatctcATCGTCGAGAGACACCAGCCTTCGCAACCTGAACGTGAAAAtgaggttgctgctgctgctgaatCGGATGATGCAGCAGTtatggaaatggaaatctCGGATACTAGTTCCGTCCAGGaactctcttcttcaccgGAGATAGCAGATTCTGAAGATGAACTTCCTGATTCGGAGCCTGA ATCAGAAGAGAGTTGCAGCGAGGGAGAGCTGGATCGGCCTATAGAATCATCCGCTTCAGATGTAACACTGCCCGAGGGTGTGCTCTTGGTGGTAGCATCTTGCTGA
- a CDS encoding HD domain-containing protein (predicted hydrolases of HD superfamily), with protein sequence MRSTGSRTALAMLATNSASPIPFFHLLERLKTTKREGWRRFGITAGESISDHMYRMSVMTMLAPPSLAPRLNLPHCMKMALIHDMAESLVGDITPVDNVDKQEKARREADVMNYITKNLLGGVPGGMLTGDEVMKVFQEYEDNETLEAKYVHDIDKMELLLQMVEYERTHDLDLSEFCHVANRVQLPEIKEWAATVLQEREAFWKKKAANGVQA encoded by the exons ATGCGTTCCACCGGCTCTCGAACAGCCCTGGCGATGCTGGCGACA AACTCCGCTTCCCCGATTCCGTTCTTCCACCTTCTCGAGCGCCTGAAGACCACCAAGCGGGAAGGCTGGCGCCGCTTCGGTATCACAGCAGGCGAATCGATCTCAGACCATATGTACCGTATGTCAGTGATGACAATGCTCGCCCCGCCCTCGCTCGCTCCGCGACTCAATCTGCCCCATTGCATGAAGATGGCTCTCATCCACGACATGGCTGAATCGCTGGTCGGCGACATCACCCCAGTGGACAACGTggacaagcaagagaaggCACGCCGCGAAGCCGACGTGATGAACTACATCACCAAGAACCTGCTGGGAGGTGTTCCTGGTGGGATGTTGACCGGAGATGAGGTTATGAAGGTGTTCCAGGAGTATGAAGATAACGAGACGCTGGAAGCCAAGTACGTACACGATATCGACAAGATGGAGCTTCTCCTGCAGATGGTTGAATATGAGCGTACCCACGACCTCGATCTGTCTGAATTTTGCCACGTCGCGAACCGTGTCCAGCTGCCGGAAATCAAGGAATGGGCGGCGACAGTGCTCCAGGAGCGGGAGGctttctggaagaagaaggccgccaaTGGAGTTCAAGCATAA
- a CDS encoding HIT family protein (diadenosine polyphosphate hydrolase and related proteins of the histidine triad (HIT) family): MALAVKGPIHFGPFVVTSQVFHLTPLSFALVNLKPILPGHVLVSPRRVVPRVSDLTPSETTDLFLTVRRVGRMVERVYGASSLNIAVQDGVEAGQSVPHVHAHIIPRKKADLDARGGTDAVYDMLDGEEGDLGKQYRQRRTRFPAVDNEERRPRSMEDMEAEARMLAKEMEGEAVD; encoded by the exons ATGGCCCTCGCCGTGAAAGGACCGATCCACTTCGGTCCCTTCGTCGTCACATCCCAG GTCTTCCACTTAACCCCCCTCTCCTTCGCCCTCGTCAACCTCAAACCCATCCTCCCAGGCCACGTCCTCGTCTCCCCGCGCCGCGTCGTCCCCCGCGTCTCCGACCTCACCCCCTCCGAAACAACAGACCTCTTCCTGACCGTCCGCCGTGTAGGCCGAATGGTCGAGCGCGTCTACGGCGCAAGTAGTCTCAACATTGCCGTGCAGGACGGCGTAGAGGCGGGACAGAGCGTGCCTCATGTGCATGCGCATATCatcccgaggaagaaggcggaTTTAGATGCTCGGGGAGGGACGGATGCGGTTTATGATATGTTAgatggggaggagggggatTTGGGGAAGCAGTATCGGCAGCGGAGAACGAGGTTTCCGGCGGTTGATAATGAGGagaggaggccgaggagtatggaggatatggaggCTGAGGCGAGGATGTTGgcgaaggagatggagggggaggcggtGGATTGA
- a CDS encoding Mob1 family protein (cell cycle-associated protein), translated as MAAAGAPPFTEVQIGPKSPSVGESFGQDAVQLLGASHGADDGSTRRIRPGTKSVDMAVGPPPKLDSSFQLQEHLKALYNHYTRPEGSETVVPINREVAIQLAEPPEGVDRSLWLYELCRFLTMKVNNLIIAFFAENPPCSAQTCPEMRASEWQYLCAVHDPPKSCCAIDYSCHTLDWATNILTSPKYFPSRLTLGSEAGGGPQASMRHLTNIFRRLYRIFAHAWFQHREVFWQVEGHDGLYIFFKTVCDLYSLIPEDNYTVPAEAEGADPVQPAEEETDGRRMTILRKEGEGSLPATLQEPPSATTRRHKNTPSTSSRVTTIRDVTTISESAEDDEQQPKQQESEKPAEPAQKEPEPQPPVEAVSEEPKASNEQVSIGSTESQITVAEVQVDEETEAAPQAVDADTKITEQEESKPSTEGSDAQKDEPETASTEEATKPESEAETKQTTEQEAEPVSEPAKET; from the exons ATGGCTGCTGCGGGAGCTCCTCCGTTTACAGAGGTTCAGATCGGCCCCAAATCGCCGTCGGTCGGCGAATCGTTTGGCCAGGATGCAGTGCAGCTGCTAGGTGCTTCCCATGGAGCAGATGATGGCTCAACTCGAAGAATCCGACCAGGGACCAAGTCTGTCGACATGGCAGTTG GGCCTCCCCCAAAGCTCGATTCTTCCTTCCAGCTTCAAGAGCACCTTAAGGCCCTCTACAACCACTACACCCGACCCGAAGGATCTGAAACTGTCGTCCCGATCAACCGGGAGGTTGCCATCCAGCTTGCAGAGCCCCCGGAGGGCGTTGACCGGTCGCTTTGGCTCTATGAACTTTGCCGCTTCCTAACAATGAAAGTAAACAATCTTATCATTGCCTTCTTCGCCGAAAACCCCCCTTGCTCCGCACAGACATGCCCAGAAATGCGAGCGTCGGAATGGCAGTATCTCTGTGCCGTTCACGATCCACCTAAATCATGCTGTGCTATCGACTATTCTTGCCACACCCTGGATTGGGCAACCAACATCCTCACTTCACCGAAGTATTTCCCTAGTCGTCTTACACTAGGCTCAGAGGCAGGTGGTGGTCCGCAGGCGAGCATGAGACATTTGACCAATATCTTCCGCCGCCTCTACCGTATCTTTGCGCATGCCTGGTTTCAACATCGGGAAGTGTTTTGGCAGGTCGAGGGCCACGATGgactatatatctttttcaAGACGGTTTGTGATCTCTACAGCTTGATACCAGAAGATAATTACACCGTTCCGGCTGAGGCGGAGGGTGCCGATCCCGTCCAACCggcagaggaggagacggaCGGGCGTCGCATGACGATACTGCGGAAAGAGGGTGAAGGTTCGCTGCCTGCCACACTGCAAGAACCACCGTCGGCGACCACTCGACGTCACAAGAATACCCCATCAACAAGTTCTCGGGTTACGACTATCCGCGATGTCACAACCATCAGCGAAAGCGCCGAGGATGACGAGCAacagccaaagcagcaagAAAGCGAAAAGCCCGCAGAACCGGCACAGAAGGAACCAGAGCCTCAGCCACCCGTGGAAGCTGTCAGTGAAGAGCCCAAGGCCTCTAACGAACAGGTGTCGATTGGTAGCACCGAGTCTCAAATTACCGTTGCAGAAGTGcaagttgatgaagagacgGAGGCAGCTCCACAGGCGGTCGATGCAGATACCAAGATAACCGAACAGGAGGAATCAAAGCCTAGCACTGAGGGAAGCGATGCGCAGAAGGATGAGCCCGAAACAGCCTCAACCGAGGAGGCCACGAAACCAGAATCAGAGGCAGAGACAAAACAGACTACCGAGCAAGAAGCCGAACCAGTGTCTGAGCCCGCGAAAGAGACGTAA
- a CDS encoding CobW family GTP-binding protein (cobalamin synthesis protein), which translates to MADREDDEAPPALVDLSQIPDAEQQDATNISSADAPPESRVPITLVTGYLGAGKTTLLNYILNEKHGKKIAVIMNVLMLIRNQATDIEKPLTVNQDGQEFTEWMEVGNGCICCSVKDSGVMAIESLMERRGTFDYILLETTGLADPGNIAPVFWVDDNLGSSIYLDGIVTLVDAKNILHLLDEPTPEETVSSHEKEEDHDHTHSGPVLSMAHMQISHADVIILNKADLVTPEELNKVRERVQAINSVAKIHVTDHSKTPQIEGVVLDLHAYDHLASLDFGEKGHSHIDPAISTIAITTPPIPSEKIPLVDAWLRSVLWDSSLPPAESQSEPQSHPADFDIHRLKGILITKDDSSRVIQAVRDVFEIRDAEPTSSDEGQKQCKIVLIGRGLGPDAQPWQRSFEAFLERDE; encoded by the exons ATGGCAGAtagagaagatgacgaagccCCTCCAGCACTGGTAGATCTCTCTCAGATACCAGATGCGGAACAGCAAGACGCGACAAACATCTCATCCGCGGATGCGCCGCCGGAGAGTCGGGTGCCTATTACGCTTGTAACCG gatatcttgGCGCAGGAAAAACTACACTGTTAAATTACATTCTCAATGAAAAacatggcaagaagattgCCGTGATAATGAATG TGCTTATGCTAATACGTAACCAAGCCACGGACATCGAGAAGCCATTGACAGTTAACCAGGATGGCCAAGAATTCACCGAGTGGATGGAAGTCGGGAATGGTTGCATCTGCTGCTCAGTCAA AGACTCTGGCGTAATGGCCATCGAGTCCCTTATGGAGCGCCGAGGAACCTTCGACTACATTTTGCTGGAAACAACCGGCCTTGCCGACCCAGGCAATATCGCTCCTGTATTCTGGGTCGACGATAACCTCGGCAGTTCCATCTACTTAGACGGAATCGTCACTCTTGTTGACGCGAAGAATATCCTACATCTTCTAGATGAGCCCACTCCTGAGGAAACAGTGTCCAGtcacgaaaaagaagaagaccatgaccATACCCATTCGGGACCCGTACTATCCATGGCCCACATGCAAATTTCGCATGCGGACGTGATCATCCTGAATAAGGCTGATCTCGTCACTCCGGAGGAACTCAATAAAGTCCGAGAACGAGTGCAAGCCATCAACAGTGTCGCTAAGATCCATGTAACCGATCACAGTAAGACACCTCAGATTGAAGGCGTTGTGTTGGATCTGCATGCCTACGATCATTTGGCTAGTCTGGATTTTGGCGAAAAAGGGCATAGCCATATTGATCCG GCTATCTCTACGATCGCAATAACAACCCCTCCCATCCCATCTGAAAAGATTCCGCTCGTAGATGCCTGGCTCCGCTCCGTCCTTTGGgactcttctcttccacctgcGGAATCTCAATCTGAACCTCAGTCTCATCCAGCTGATTTCGATATTCACCGCCTCAAAGGCATATTGATCACAAAGGATGATTCCAGCAGGGTTATTCAGGCTGTCCGGGACGTGTTTGAGATCAGGGATGCCGAGCCAACGTCATCTGATGAAGGCCAGAAGCAGTGTAAGATTGTACTCATTGGCCGAGGACTTGGGCCGGATGCACAGCCGTGGCAAAGGAGTTTTGAGGCCTTTTTAGAGAGGGATGAGTAG
- a CDS encoding uncharacterized protein (predicted protein), which translates to MWHRFGLRRWLGRDDRDSSQSTAGGASFPSHHNKHNSSNDPNNANAGNTKPHDNLTRKLSKKVGVGLPRSTTFKRQNSERRDNLAPLEPEPRRAASADRPRTLSAQRTRSRSPPPTVNPRLSAPEVPWHDPDETTVEELPEANEESDLRSEWDPYPAMTEAPEEPPEDVIEMELEKRWILNLSMHFRDRSEREKFFVTYAETPNRWRRVTISCDYRGAPPDSLEQDLKELRYQRDKCARIYESIRESLTEIQFYDTVTNLKLETRDGRLHVHVTEDVNEIIPYPPISCIGHLPDWRLVREDQLHFEAHLSGFVYNVRLNGKSYIKKEIPGPDTVDEFLYEINALHALQDIPNVVQVEGVVVDEHEEVVKGLLISFAEKGALVDILYEHRGTISWEQRERWAKQIVRGLCEIHEAGYVQGDFTLSNIVVDANDDAQIIDINRRGCPVGWEPPEIAAKIESNQRISMYIGVKTDLYQLGMTLWALAMEEDEPERQPRPLILGPDVDVPDYYRRLVAVCLSSRPRDRLSAKELLNFFPPEYMLTEQPPPLIYPRHMSHGIGLNNGALPLYNHRVIAAPGTFLNHHAGPVDSTGWDLNVPLSLDDGYDSQCLDPNPLAGFEEEEQRGRTRERRDSKPLESNIKPEPHSLGHHIDSTASAAPTPFPIDLGSDQARTHLPTQRDRENEIDLDADLDPRYRDLSLERAANLLPSETDTLSGSLAGVGSHPACSFGPSSTKKLSPDSANCGDSPLSAATQSTDPYAATVPDLGHALIRDQDWSSQMPSRSVSSLLHSILPINPALNLPESKLMERTAERFSPLTVRSALGYPRQILQNTPYLSDSHLPINPAFPDKALTSV; encoded by the coding sequence ATGTGGCATCGCTTTGGTTTGCGCAGATGGCTGGGTCGTGATGATCGAGACTCTTCCCAGTCCACTGCGGGGGGCGCTTCCTTCCCCAGTCATCACAACAAACATaacagcagcaatgatcCAAACAATGCCAATGCCGGCAACACCAAACCTCATGACAACCTCACTCGCAAACTCTCAAAGAAAGTTGGCGTCGGTCTCCCCAGGTCTACCACATTCAAAAGACAGAATTCCGAGCGACGTGACAATCTAGCCCCCCTGGAACCAGAGCCCCGTCGTGCCGCTTCCGCCGACCGACCTCGCACACTGAGCGCCCAGCGGACTCGGAGCCGGTCTCCACCGCCCACCGTCAACCCCAGATTGTCCGCTCCCGAGGTTCCCTGGCACGATCCGGACGAGACCACGGTTGAAGAGCTTCCAGAAGCGAATGAGGAGAGCGATCTCCGCTCAGAATGGGACCCCTATCCGGCCATGACGGAAGCACCCGAAGAGCCGCCCGAAGATGTTATCGAGATGGAGTTGGAGAAACGGTGGATCTTGAATTTGAGCATGCATTTCCGGGACCGATCCGAGCGTGAAAAGTTTTTCGTGACATATGCAGAGACGCCTAATCGATGGCGAAGGGTTACTATCTCCTGCGATTACCGCGGCGCCCCTCCCGATTCGCTTGAGCAAGACCTGAAGGAGTTACGATACCAACGAGACAAATGCGCTCGGATCTATGAATCAATCCGCGAGTCGTTAACTGAAATCCAATTCTACGACACGGTCACAAACCTGAAGTTGGAAACTCGCGATGGCCGATTGCACGTACACGTAACGGAAGACGTGAACGAGATCATCCCATACCCACCTATCTCCTGCATTGGCCACTTGCCCGACTGGCGACTCGTCCGAGAGGATCAGCTGCATTTTGAGGCGCACTTGTCGGGATTTGTGTATAATGTACGGTTGAATGGGAAGTCTTACATCAAAAAGGAGATCCCCGGCCCCGACACAGTGGATGAGTTTTTATACGAGATCAACGCGCTCCATGCATTGCAAGACATTCCGAACGTTGTCCAGGTGGAAGGAGTGGTCGTCGACGAACACGAAGAAGTAGTCAAGGGCCTGCTCATCAGCTTCGCGGAGAAGGGAGCGTTGGTTGACATTCTATACGAGCACCGAGGTACAATCTCATGGGAACAACGGGAGCGCTGGGCGAAACAGATTGTTCGGGGCCTTTGTGAGATCCACGAGGCTGGCTATGTGCAGGGGGACTTCACTCTGTCGAATATTGTGGTGGATGCCAACGATGATGCCCAGATCATAGATATCAATCGACGAGGTTGCCCTGTAGGATGGGAACCTCCTGAAATTGCTGCGAAGATTGAAAGCAACCAGCGAATTTCCATGTATATCGGAGTCAAGACAGATCTTTACCAGCTAGGAATGACGCTATGGGCGCTGGCgatggaagaggatgaaccCGAACGGCAACCACGCCCGTTAATACTTGGCCCAGACGTGGACGTACCAGATTATTATCGAAGGCTAGTGGCCGTCTGCTTGAGTTCGAGGCCTCGAGACCGGCTATCAGCCAAGGAGCTTTTAAACTTTTTCCCCCCCGAGTATATGCTAACAGAGCAGCCTCCTCCCTTGATTTATCCGCGGCATATGAGCCATGGGATAGGGCTGAACAATGGCGCTCTGCCATTATATAACCACCGAGTCATTGCGGCTCCGGGAACTTTCTTAAATCATCATGCTGGACCTGTAGATAGCACGGGGTGGGATCTCAATGTCCCATTATCACTCGACGATGGATACGATTCGCAATGTCTTGACCCAAATCCTCTTGCAGgattcgaagaagaagagcaacgaGGCAGGACTAGAGAAAGGCGAGACAGCAAGCCTCTAGAATCTAACATCAAGCCGGAACCTCACAGCTTGGGACATCATATAGATTCAACAGCATCTGCCGCCCCAACACCGTTCCCGATAGACCTAGGGAGTGACCAGGCACGTACACACCTTCCTACTCAAAGGGATAGAGAAAACGAAATTGATCTAGACGCTGATCTCGATCCTCGCTATCGGGATCTTTCTCTGGAGAGAGCAGCAAACTTACTGCCTTCGGAGACTGACACTTTATCTGGGTCCCTTGCAGGCGTTGGCAGTCATCCGGCCTGCTCTTTTGGGCCAAGTTCCACAAAGAAACTGTCCCCAGACTCTGCGAATTGTGGAGACTCGCCTTTATCTGCGGCAACCCAATCTACCGATCCGTACGCAGCAACTGTGCCAGATTTAGGTCATGCACTGATCCGTGATCAGGACTGGTCCAGCCAGATGCCTTCACGTTCGGTATCCTCCCTGTTGCATTCCATTTTACCTATCAATCCTGCCCTTAATTTGCCGGAATCAAAATTGATGGAGAGAACTGCAGAACGCTTTTCTCCCTTGACCGTTCGGTCAGCATTAGGGTATCCTCGGCAGATTCTCCAGAACACGCCTTATCTGAGCGATTCGCATTTACCCATAAACCCGGCATTTCCAGACAAAGCGCTGACCTCCGTATGA
- a CDS encoding uncharacterized protein (predicted protein) produces the protein MKQSRQKKRLSQKPTKWGNDCSVLYSSLASKILNHHTSLSYIFDSMHTQQNASYAEIREVESWGCLHIVEVESHMNNLRGVGLTQAATHYICSSAASCARKFF, from the exons ATGAAGCAGTCCCGTCAAAAGAAGCGTCTATCACAGAAACCAACGAAATGGGGAAACGACTGCTCGGTATTGTACTCGAGTCTTGCTTCTAAGATACTAAACCACCACACATCACTCTCATACATCTTCGACTCCATGCACACCCAACAAAACGCTAGCTACG CGGAAATACGGGAAGTGGagagttggggttgtt TGCATATTGTCGAAGTTGAGAGTCATATGAACAACCTGCGAGGGGTC GGGCTTACTCAGGCTGCCACTCATTACATTTGTAGCTCTGCTGCCTCATGTGCTCGGAAATTTTTCTGA